From a region of the Coffea arabica cultivar ET-39 chromosome 3e, Coffea Arabica ET-39 HiFi, whole genome shotgun sequence genome:
- the LOC113736952 gene encoding putative late blight resistance protein homolog R1A-3 codes for MEKPAEVAVGFVLQNLVQLIDENRRLIGGNYGKISDLQDGLRLLKAFMADYNEKHDNSGTLMELAEDIRHLVFEVEDLLETYIMEETLYKNKNTLSQVVSAKNHLENLRKIGETVQKLSTQVKQTYKENKDFGVPALGRKGMARHNSIDEHNQIGDNEGADRIIGFTDATDEVLKLLGGQKLVLGKSEAEEQTPSGAEQHGESKQLEVVAIHGMLGLGKTTLAKKVLNDPRIHHHFFTRIFVRVSNVYNKQEVLFSILSAFTENIKDQNLSMKELEDKVKETLKNKYLIVIDDVWATKAWDDLKKVFPDNNKGSRVLITTQLEPVAKYVTTKTEPYKLRYMNDDEAENLLRTKVFNDNKCPKELLSLEQKILARCKGLPLAIVVTAGILWNHPRDPTWWDDVLHGVVELLGDGQRIIDVVIRRSYDNLHPILKLCFLYLGVFPKDLEIRASKLLQLWIAEGFIPEFEKASKEKIAEACLRELVGRNLVTVEQRTLSGRIKTCHIQDMLRDFCKNIAKAEGLFQETQVRASSSSSARRLFCNNSQFSQYVWEKQPAEKARSFLSFGRDEIKLDPNLSLDDVFKHFKLLRVLDILSVKLLTVHLPKKLSNLVLLKFIAINWEIEILPKIMSSLLNLETLIVHTVSPTLDIQADIWAMTKLRHLITNSSMSLPRCQEQSTISENLQTLSVVSPESLTDEVLKRATNLKKLGISGNLGTLMKAKGESNLFDHLCELNFLERLKLCSNDVNSKLLALPQPHKFPKRLTKLSLQNTSLGWDQMSILGKLQYLEVLKLKDYAFTGEDWQTEEGGFRSLKVLFIGATDLKCWEAQATDFPELRRLILRQCKQLRRIPPDFVDMKKLEAIHLEHTTGSVISSARRIRQLQIDMLQRQNLNDKKTTPTRINVYPPEY; via the exons ATGGAAAAGCCTGCAGAGGTTGCAGTAGGATTTGTGTTACAAAATCTGGTGCAGTTGATCGATGAGAACCGTAGATTGATAGGTGGTAATTATGGAAAAATCAGCGATCTCCAGGACGGCCTCCGTCTCTTGAAGGCGTTCATGGCTGACTACAATGAAAAGCACGACAATTCAGGGACCCTGATGGAGCTGGCGGAGGATATCAGACACCTGGTTTTCGAGGTTGAAGATCTCCTAGAAACATACATCATGGAGGAGACACTCTACAAAAATAAGAATACACTCAGCCAAGTAGTAAGCGCCAAAAACCACCTAGAAAACCTTCGGAAAATAGGTGAGACGGTacaaaagttgagcacacaGGTGAAGCAGACGTACAAAGAAAACAAGGACTTTGGGGTGCCTGCTTTGGGGAGGAAAGGGATGGCAAGACACAATTCAATTGATGAACACAATCAG ATTGGAGACAATGAAGGGGCTGACAGAATCATTGGGTTTACGGATGCAACTGATGAAGTATTGAAACTTCTCGGCGGCCAAAAACTTGTTCTGGGTAAATCCGAGGCAGAGGAGCAGACCCCGTCCGGGGCAGAGCAACATGGTGAGTCTAAGCAGCTAGAAGTAGTGGCAATCCACGGAATGCTTGGACTAGGAAAGACGACACTTGCAAAGAAGGTCTTGAATGACCCAAGAATTCATCATCATTTTTTCACTCGCATATTCGTCCGGGTTTCAAATGTTTACAATAAGCAAGAAGTGCTTTTTAGTATCCTAAGTGCCTTCACCGAGAACATTAAGGATCAAAACCTGTCCATGAAAGAATTGGAAGACAAGGTCAAAGAGACCTTGAAGAATAAGTATTTGATTGTGATCGATGATGTTTGGGCCACCAAAGCATGGGACGATCTCAAGAAAGTTTTTCCAGACAACAACAAGGGCAGTAGGGTGCTGATAACTACCCAGCTCGAGCCTGTCGCTAAATATGTTACAACGAAGACTGAACCCTATAAGTTGCGATATATGAATGACGATGAAGCTGAAAATTTGCTGAGGACTAAGGTTTTCAATGACAACAAATGTCCCAAAGAACTGCTGTCCCTTGAACAGAAAATTCTGGCTAGATGTAAAGGGCTACCGCTAGCAATAGTGGTAACAGCAGGTATTCTTTGGAATCATCCAAGAGATCCAACCTGGTGGGATGATGTGCTTCATGGTGTGGTTGAGTTACTGGGTGATGGCCAAAGGATAATAGATGTCGTGATAAGACGGAGTTATGATAACTTGCATCCAATACTCAAATTGTGTTTTCTCTACCTTGGTGTCTTCCCCAAAGACTTGGAGATCCGAGCCTCAAAATTGTTGCAACTGTGGATCGCTGAAGGGTTcatacccgaatttgagaaagCAAGCAAGGAGAAGATAGCAGAGGCATGTTTGAGGGAATTGGTTGGTAGGAATCTAGTGACGGTGGAACAGAGAACCTTAAGTGGTCGTATTAAGACTTGTCATATCCAAGACATGCTGCGTGACTTTTGCAAGAATATAGCCAAAGCAGAAGGTCTATTCCAAGAAACTCAAGTGCGTGCCAGTTCATCATCTTCTGCCCGTCGCCTTTTCTGCAACAACTCCCAATTCTCCCAATACGTTTGGGAAAAACAGCCTGCTGAGAAAGCACGCTCATTCTTGAGCTTTGGCCGTGATGAAATCAAGCTGGATCCAAATCTCAGCCTAGATGACGtatttaagcacttcaaactACTGCGGGTGCTGGATATTTTATCTGTTAAACTTCTTACTGTACACCTTCCCAAAAAACTATCTAACCTTGTTCTCCTAAAGTTCATCGCCATCAATTGGGAGATTGAGATTCTTCCCAAGATTATGTCTAGCCTACTTAACTTGGAGACTCTCATAGTTCACACAGTGTCCCCGACCCTTGATATACAAGCAGACATTTGGGCAATGACAAAGCTAAGGCATCTAATTACTAATTCCTCCATGTCCTTGCCCAGATGTCAGGAGCAATCCACAATCAGCGAAAACCTACAAACTCTTTCTGTAGTTTCACCTGAAAGCCTCACAGATGAAGTGCTTAAAAGAGCTACAAATCTCAAGAAGCTTGGTATATCTGGGAATTTAGGCACTCTTATGAAGGCCAAAGGTGAGTCTAATTTGTTTGACCATCTTTGCGAACTAAACTTCCTTGAAAGGTTGAAGTTGTGCAGTAATGATGTGAATTCCAAGCTGCTTGCCCTTCCTCAACCACACAAATTTCCAAAAAGGCTAACAAAGCTGAGTTTGCAAAACACAAGCCTAGGTTGGGATCAAATGTCTATACTTGGAAAGCTTCAGTATCTGGAGGTTCTCAAGTTGAAGGACTATGCTTTTACGGGAGAGGATTGGCAGACAGAAGAAGGGGGGTTTCGTTCTCTAAAAGTTTTGTTCATTGGAGCTACTGATTTGAAGTGTTGGGAGGCTCAAGCCACTGATTTCCCAGAGCTAAGACGCCTTATCCTCAGGCAATGCAAACAACTTCGGCGAATCCCACCGGACTTCGTAGACATGAAGAAGCTCGAGGCTATTCACCTAGAACATACCACAGGTTCTGTAATTTCATCAGCTAGGAGAATTAGGCAATTACAGATAGATATGCTTCAACGTCAAAATTTAAATGATAAGAAAACAACCCCAACTAGGATCAATGTCTATCCTCCAGAATACTGA